A single genomic interval of Megalobrama amblycephala isolate DHTTF-2021 linkage group LG15, ASM1881202v1, whole genome shotgun sequence harbors:
- the LOC125247607 gene encoding UDP-glucuronosyltransferase 2C1-like, with the protein MKMHHFNLLGLFILLSALSRSYAGKVLVVPVDGSHWINMKVLIVELHSKGHNITVVRGSSSWYIEEKSPLYTSITVDTGELYNDFIERFLPQLLKMQRQGRSFWNEMALVDETCRTFSRIHQQICNMTATMFENETLMNSLKDAAYDIVLTDPVFGGGVLLAHRLGLPLVFNVRWTMYGEAHFDIAPSPLSYIPVPWIQLTDKMTFSQRVMNMMIYIMIHYKNSKYIGSYQEFTQKYFGPDVDFFSLLQNADIWLMRNDFTFEFPRPTMPNVVYMGGFQCKPAKPLPDDLEEFVQSSGEHGVIIMTLGTVFGQLLSEINDEIAAAFAQLPQKVIWRHTGPRPANLGNNTLIVDWLPQNDLLGHPQTKVFVAHGGTNGVQEAIYHGVPIVGLPLAFDQPDNLSRMQAKGTAKIVDFATVDRNVFLEAIKEVLHNSSYRENMQRLSRLHHDQPMKPLDRAVFWIEFVMRNRGAPHLRTQSFRMSRIEYYCIDVIFTLLMIFVLSCFVIFSIIKYLCFKVVFKKKMKSE; encoded by the coding sequence ATGAAGATGCATCACTTCAACCTTCTTGGATTGTTCATCCTGTTATCTGCTCTGTCAAGATCTTATGCTGGTAAAGTTCTGGTCGTCCCTGTGGATGGAAGTCATTGGATAAATATGAAGGTCCTTATTGTGGAGTTACATTCAAAAGGTCACAATATCACTGTGGTCCGAGGGTCTAGTAGCTGGTACATTGAGGAAAAGTCTCCTCTCTACACTTCCATTACTGTGGACACTGGTGAATTGTACAATGACTTCATTGAGAGGTTTCTCCCTCAATTACTGAAAATGCAGAGACAAGGACGATCATTTTGGAATGAAATGGCACTTGTGGATGAAACTTGTAGGACGTTTTCAAGAATTCATCAGCAAATTTGCAACATGACAGCTACAATGTTTGAAAATGAGACCTTGATGAATTCACTGAAAGATGCTGCATATGACATTGTTCTGACGGATCCAGTTTTCGGAGGTGGAGTGTTACTGGCACACCGTCTTGGCCTCCCTCTTGTGTTCAATGTCCGCTGGACCATGTACGGAGAAGCCCATTTTGACATAGCTCCATCTCCACTCTCATATATACCTGTTCCATGGATACAGCTGACCGACAAGATGACATTCAGTCAGAGAGTCATGAATATGATGATATATATAATGATTCATTATAAAAATTCCAAATACATCGGTTCTTACCAAGAGTTTACCCAGAAATATTTTGGCCCTGATGTTGATTTCTTCTCCCTCCTCCAGAATGCCGACATCTGGCTCATGAGAAACGACTTCACGTTTGAGTTTCCACGACCCACAATGCCAAATGTTGTCTACATGGGCGGCTTCCAGTGCAAACCAGCTAAGCCACTTCCAGATGACCTTGAGGAGTTTGTGCAGAGCTCAGGAGAGCATGGGGTCATCATCATGACTTTAGGAACTGTTTTTGGTCAGCTTCTGAGTGAAATCAATGATGAGATTGCTGCAGCTTTTGCTCAACTGCCTCAAAAGGTTATTTGGAGACACACAGGACCACGACCTGCCAACCTTGGTAATAACACATTGATTGTGGACTGGCTCCCTCAGAATGACCTGCTTGGACATCCTCAAACTAAAGTGTTTGTGGCACATGGAGGCACCAATGGAGTTCAGGAAGCCATCTACCATGGGGTGCCTATTGTGGGCCTTCCTTTAGCTTTTGACCAACCTGACAATCTCTCCAGGATGCAAGCAAAGGGAACAGCAAAAATTGTAGACTTTGCAACTGTGGACAGGAATGTGTTTCTAGAGGCAATAAAGGAGGTTTTGCATAACTCATCTTACAGGGAGAACATGCAGAGACTGTCCAGACTGCACCACGACCAGCCAATGAAACCTCTTGATCGTGCTGTCTTCTGGATTGAGTTTGTCATGAGGAATAGAGGAGCCCCTCATTTACGAACACAGTCTTTCAGAATGTCCCGGATTGAGTACTACTGTATAGATGTTATTTTCACTCTTTTGATGATATTTgtgttgtcttgttttgtgaTTTTCTCTATCATAAAATATCTTTGTTTTAAAGtagtatttaaaaagaaaatgaaatctgagtgA